A single region of the Nicotiana sylvestris chromosome 6, ASM39365v2, whole genome shotgun sequence genome encodes:
- the LOC104224739 gene encoding auxin-responsive protein IAA16-like: MSIPIENHVSSMESENKSKDLNFKATELRLGLPGSESPKRDNSNGVKDLKFFPSGAKRVFCDTINGNSETWGFGSEVNLGKDCGFINSPKGVKVGSKILGSNAVKEAAPKSPKSVQEKKAMSSSNNGHGVAPAAKAQVVGWPPIRSFRKNMVSNNPPKTEEDANGKLLAGCHYVKVSMDGAPYLRKVDLTIYNSYNVLSSALEKMFSCFKDGQCGTQGISSSDGLNESKLVDLLHGSEYVLTYEDKDGDWMLVGDVPWRMFTESCKKLRIMKSSDANGLAPRAIEKCKNR, translated from the exons ATGTCAATACCAATAGAGAACCATGTTTCTTCAATGGAAAGTGAGAACAAAAGCAAAGACTTGAACTttaaagccactgaactgagacTAGGTTTACCTGGTTCTGAGTCACCAAAGAGAGACAATAGCAATGGAGTTAAAGATTTGAAATTTTTTCCTTCTGGAGCCAAAAGGGTGTTTTGTGACACTATAAATGGTAATTCTGAGACATGGGGTTTTGGTTCTGAGGTTAATTTGGGTAAAGATTGTGGCTTTATTAACTCTCCTAAAGGTGTCAAAGTTGGAAGCAAGATTCTTGGTTCTAATGCTGTGAAAGAGGCTGctccaaaatcaccaaaatcagTTCAAGAGAAAAAGGCTATGAGTTCTAGTAATAATGGTCATGGGGTTGCTCCAGCTGCAAA GGCACAAGTAGTAGGATGGCCACCGATTCGATCTTTTAGAAAGAATATGGTTAGTAATAATCCTCCAAAGACCGAGGAAGATGCAAATGGTAAGCTATTAGCAGGTTGTCATTATGTCAAAGTTAGTATGGACGGTGCCCCATACTTGAGGAAGGTTGATCTTACAATCTACAACAGCTATAATGTTCTTTCTTCAGCATTGGAGAAAATGTTCAGTTGCTTCAAAGATG gTCAATGTGGAACTCAAGGCATTTCTAGCAGTGATGGACTAAACGAAAGCAAATTGGTGGATCTTCTACACGGATCTGAATACGTTCTTACTTACGAAGACAAGGATGGTGATTGGATGCTTGTCGGTGATGTACCATGGAG GATGTTCACAGAGTCTTGCAAGAAGCTGAGGATCATGAAGAGTTCAGATGCAAATGGTTTAG CTCCAAGAGCCATAGAGAAATGCAAAAATCGTTAG